In Oscillatoria salina IIICB1, the following are encoded in one genomic region:
- a CDS encoding alpha-E domain-containing protein — protein MLSRVADSIYWLNRYIERAENVARFVDVNLNLMLDLPVGMTQQWEPLVVTTGDLNLFRDRYGDATSNNVIQFLTFDPEYPNSIISSLRLARENARSIREIISSEMWEEVNDFYLMVKDAAQTKNSTTLSEFFTQVKRASHRFAGVMDATMIHNEGWHFGQLGRLLERADKTTRILDVKYFLLLPSAEWVGTPLDQIQWISLLKSASAYEMYRKVQHRITPAKVAEFLILDREFPRSIHFSLWRGEQCLHQITNTPSGTWCNSAERAIGRLCAELGYLTIDDVVEDGLHEFLDQMQRSINNVGNKISETFFGMETITTNAVMSQEQTM, from the coding sequence ATGCTAAGTAGAGTTGCTGATTCTATATACTGGCTAAATCGCTATATCGAACGGGCGGAAAATGTCGCTCGATTTGTGGATGTTAACTTAAATTTGATGTTAGATTTACCAGTCGGAATGACCCAACAATGGGAACCTTTAGTTGTGACTACAGGAGACTTAAATTTATTTCGCGATCGCTATGGGGACGCTACTTCTAATAATGTAATTCAGTTCTTGACTTTTGACCCGGAATACCCTAATTCGATTATTTCATCTTTGCGCCTTGCTCGTGAAAATGCTCGTTCGATTCGAGAAATTATTTCTTCGGAAATGTGGGAAGAAGTTAATGATTTTTACCTAATGGTTAAAGATGCAGCCCAAACCAAAAATTCGACCACATTATCCGAGTTTTTTACTCAAGTAAAACGAGCTAGTCATCGTTTTGCGGGGGTAATGGATGCTACCATGATTCATAACGAGGGTTGGCATTTTGGTCAGTTAGGAAGATTATTAGAAAGAGCCGATAAAACTACGCGAATTCTTGATGTTAAATACTTTCTTTTGCTTCCTTCAGCCGAATGGGTGGGAACTCCTTTAGACCAAATTCAATGGATTTCTTTGTTGAAATCTGCTAGTGCTTATGAAATGTATCGCAAAGTTCAACATCGTATTACCCCGGCTAAAGTAGCGGAATTTCTCATTTTAGATCGCGAGTTTCCTCGTTCAATTCATTTCTCTTTGTGGAGAGGAGAACAATGTCTTCATCAAATTACGAATACACCGAGTGGGACTTGGTGTAATTCCGCAGAACGCGCGATCGGTCGTTTGTGTGCGGAGTTAGGTTATCTTACCATAGATGATGTGGTTGAAGACGGATTGCATGAATTTTTAGATCAAATGCAGCGCTCAATTAATAATGTGGGTAACAAAATTTCGGAAACATTTTTTGGGATGGAAACTATTACCACAAATGCAGTGATGAGTCAAGAGCAAACAATGTAA
- a CDS encoding transglutaminase N-terminal domain-containing protein, translating to MRYQISHKTSYKYNQLVLLKPHVLRLRPRCDMGQKLHDFS from the coding sequence GTGCGTTACCAAATTAGTCATAAAACAAGTTATAAATATAATCAGTTGGTGTTATTAAAACCTCATGTGTTGCGCTTGCGTCCTCGCTGTGATATGGGGCAAAAGTTACACGATTTTTCTTGA
- a CDS encoding circularly permuted type 2 ATP-grasp protein, which produces MRRGAVHLESYDPQGFYDELFLAKGQPRPSAAPLLEWIQGLSSAELQQHHKTAQITLFKLGVTFNVYSDNQGVEKIFPFDIIPRIISAVEWTKLEQGLKQRITALNLFLADIYNEQRILQDGKIPAEVINSATGFLKPCLGMQPPAGVWCHITGTDLVRDKDGQWYVLEDNLRVPSGISYVLENRRVMKSTFPQIFQTMAIQPVDEYPSHLLETLLNLAPPQLADPTVVVLSPGIFNSAYFEHSFLAQQMGVELVEGRDLVVVDGYLQMRTTKGLRRVDVIYRRVDDDFLDPLVFRDDSMLGVPGLMEVYRQGKVAIANAPGTGVADDKVVYAYVPEMIRYYLGEEPILPIVPTYLCWREQDRKYVLQNLDKLVVKSANEAGGYGMLVGSVATEVERQAFAQKIQQNPRNYIAQPTISLSRVPTLIGDRLEGRHVDLRPYILHRGEEIYVHPGGLTRVALKKDSLVVNSSQGGGSKDTWVLTGD; this is translated from the coding sequence ATGAGGAGGGGTGCTGTGCATTTGGAAAGTTACGATCCACAAGGATTTTATGATGAACTTTTCCTCGCTAAGGGACAACCGCGACCTTCAGCAGCGCCACTGTTAGAGTGGATACAGGGTCTTTCGTCGGCAGAATTACAGCAACATCACAAAACGGCTCAAATTACGTTGTTTAAATTGGGTGTTACTTTTAATGTCTATAGCGATAATCAAGGTGTAGAAAAGATTTTTCCTTTTGATATTATTCCTCGGATTATTTCGGCGGTTGAGTGGACGAAGTTAGAACAAGGTCTCAAACAACGAATTACAGCGCTTAATCTGTTTCTAGCAGATATCTATAATGAACAGCGCATTCTCCAAGATGGGAAAATTCCGGCTGAGGTGATTAACTCGGCTACGGGTTTCCTGAAACCTTGTCTGGGAATGCAGCCACCCGCAGGTGTTTGGTGTCACATTACTGGTACGGATTTGGTTCGGGATAAGGACGGTCAGTGGTACGTTTTGGAAGATAATTTGCGCGTACCTTCGGGAATTTCTTACGTTCTCGAAAATCGTCGTGTGATGAAAAGCACTTTTCCCCAAATCTTTCAAACAATGGCGATTCAACCAGTAGACGAATATCCGAGTCATTTATTAGAAACTTTATTAAATTTAGCACCTCCTCAGTTAGCAGACCCCACGGTGGTTGTTCTCAGTCCCGGTATTTTCAACTCGGCTTATTTTGAACATTCGTTTTTAGCCCAGCAAATGGGTGTGGAGTTGGTTGAAGGTCGAGATTTGGTCGTGGTGGATGGTTATTTGCAAATGCGGACGACGAAAGGATTACGTCGGGTAGATGTGATTTATCGTCGCGTTGATGATGATTTTTTAGACCCTTTGGTATTTCGTGACGACTCGATGTTGGGAGTACCGGGATTAATGGAAGTATATCGTCAAGGAAAAGTGGCGATCGCGAATGCACCTGGTACTGGTGTGGCTGATGATAAAGTTGTTTATGCTTACGTCCCGGAAATGATTCGCTACTATCTGGGAGAAGAACCAATTTTACCCATCGTACCAACTTACCTTTGCTGGCGCGAACAAGACCGAAAATATGTGCTGCAAAATTTAGATAAGTTAGTGGTGAAATCTGCTAATGAAGCAGGAGGTTATGGAATGTTAGTCGGTTCGGTGGCTACGGAAGTAGAAAGACAAGCATTCGCGCAAAAAATTCAGCAAAATCCTCGCAACTACATCGCCCAACCTACAATTAGTTTATCGCGAGTACCAACTTTAATCGGCGATCGCCTTGAAGGTCGTCATGTTGATTTACGTCCTTATATTCTTCATCGCGGTGAAGAAATTTACGTTCATCCTGGTGGTTTAACGAGAGTTGCTTTGAAAAAAGATTCTCTGGTGGTTAATTCTTCTCAAGGTGGTGGAAGTAAGGATACTTGGGTACTTACTGGGGATTAG